The segment ATTTAATTGAACAAATTAATAATTCAGAAGTTTTATCACCAAATGAAAAAGCTGATTTAATAGCTCAAGTAAATAACATTGATAAACATAATGATGAACCAGGTCAAGTAGCTACATTGCAAGAGAAACTTAATAAATTAATTGCTGATAAAAACAATAATATTAAAGCTATTCAAAATCTTGAAAATCTGAATCAAAGTCAAAAAGATGATTTAATTAACAGAATTAAAAATAATGACTTGATTGATAACCCAGCAATTTTAGATGAAGCTCAAAATCTTGATAATAAGATGAAAGAGTTAAAAGATGAAATTGGAAAAGAAAACATAATTAAAGGTTTAAGCCACTATAACAAAGCATCTGAAGAAAAACGTAATAACTACGAAAATGCTTTAAATAATGCTAAAAAATTAGTGAATAATGAAACTCCAAATGGTTATAATAGTGCAAATACTTCATTTGCTGAAACTCAAGAAATTTTAGATAAACTTAAACAAGCTTTCAAAGCAATTGATGATGAAGCTAAGAAAATTAATGATTTATATGATAAGTTAAATGCCAAAATTATTGAGTACCAAAAAGATGTTGATAATAAAGAATTGCCAAAAGAAATTCAAGACATTTTAGATGAATTAGTTAATTATGGCGAAGATGTTAATGGCATTGATAAATTGATTGAATTAATTAAGCAAGGTAAATCGCTTAAATCATTACACGAACAATGAAATAATTCAGATGTTAAAAATCCTGACACTGAAAAAGCAATTGAAGACTTAAATGCTAAAATTAATTCAGTTACTGAATTAATTAATTTAATTGAATCAAGCAATTTAAATAGTAAATTAGATACAAGCAAAGATTTTGTTCTAAATCACAATCAATATAATATAAACTTTGCAGAAGCTGAAATAAGTTATTTTGATGCTCTTAAAAATGTTGATAAAACTAAATTTATTGATGCAACTAATAAGTTAGAGCAATTAGAACAAACTAAGTTTGTTGAATTTGCTAATAGTATCTTAAATACTTCATATTTTGATACTTATAAACCAGAAAGCAATTTAAATAAAAAATTAATTAAAGAATTATTAAAACTTAATTATTATCCATTAAATAAAATGGAAAAATCATTATTTGAAATACTATTAAAAGAAAAAGCAGGTGTTGAAGAAAAATTAAGTTGACTTTGATATTTAGCTTTAGGTTTAAGCACAACTCTTGCAGCTATAATGATTGGCGTTTTAGTTAAAAAAGTAAAAAATAATTCTTAATTTTAAATTAAAAAAATATGGAATTTGTGTTCCATATTTTTTATTTATTTTAACAACGTTTAAAATTAATTGACATTACAAAAATAACTTTTAATGAATCAAAATCATCCATTGATGATTTTGTGTTTGATATAACAGTGAAAGAATTCAATAGGTGCGAAATTAAAAACAAATAAAGTTCTGAGTTTCCAAGTTAAAACTGTTTAAAAAACGAATACATCTGCTATATAGACGTATTCGTTTTTTTGTCTTAAAAATCTCTGGTTTACAAGTTACTTCAATTATGAAATAAAAATTAGTCACTGTCTGTTTTTTTATGCATCTAAAAATTCAAATATTTCTCTGAATTCTGAAATTTCTCCACGTTTTAATGCTTCATTTAATTTTTCGTTAGTTGAAGCTCCTGAAAAAACTTTTTCACTAGTTTCATAGTTATAATGACAAATCATTAAGGTTACATGAACTGCTGAATTATCTAATAATTTTAAGCTATTTAATTTCTTTGTTTCAGAAATGTATTCATGATATGATTCTAAAATTTTTTGAGTTTTATCTTTATCATAATCATTAGTAGCATTTTTTATTTCGATCGTTATATTATTTTCACCTAAATGATTTTTATATTTAATTGCCATATCAGGATATGAGTTTGCGATATTTAAATCAACATCATAGTATTCAAAACCTAAACCATGGTGTACTGGATTTTTAGTTCAAACTGTTATTTTCTTGACTCTATCACTATTTTTAACAAATTCTAAAAATGATTGGAAAATTGCATGTTCAGTTTTGGAATCAAAAAAATGTAAATGTTCATATTTTTTAATTGGATTGTAGTAAGCATATTTATAACGTTCTTCTGAATCTATTCTAAGTTTATTAGAAGCTTCTGTTTTAAGCATAAAATCATTATTGAAAGGTAATGTTTTATAGTTTGATAACACATATTCTTGCTCATTATTTTGACTCTTTACAAGTTTAATTTGGCGTTGTCTTTCTTCTTTTAATTGATGTAAATAAATTTTAAAGAATATGAAGTAAAACATTTGTTTGGAAATAGCAAAATCTCAACTAATGTTTTGATAAATATTTTCAAGTATTTCCTTATTTATTAAATTCTTGTTGATATTAAATTGTTCTTCATTATAAATTTGCAAATCAATTGAGTTTTTTAACTCTCTTGATATTTTTCGCTTAGTTGTTCCGTTAAAATCAGTGATTCTTTCTTCATCAGGCGTGATAAAACCATATTTTTGATATTGTTGTTTGAAATTTTCATATGCTGATTTAACTTTGACCTTACTTACTAATTCAAAAGCTTTTTCAGAATATTCTTTAGATAAAATTGATTTTTTTAAAATTCTTTTATCAATTCTTCCGGTTATAAATTTTTCTGTTTCAAAATTTGGTCTAAGTTTCATGTTTATACGAATACTGTCGGTTGGTTTGATGCTATTGCTATAAATATAGTAATTTCAACGAATTGAATTTTTATCATTTTCAATTTCATCTTCCTCAATAACTTTATATTCTGGATTAGGATTTCTCTTTATTCTTCCAATTACTTGAGTGTTTAGATTTTTTGAAGATACATCTCTTAATTGAACAAGCATACATGCTCTAGGTATGTTTCAACCAGTAGCTGGACCTATTTTGAAAATAACTACATCTATTGGGCTTAAGTTGTCTGAAATAGATCTAAGGTTAACTTTACCTCTTAGATTACTTTCAGATTTATCATCACTAAAATAAGTAACCCATGAAAGATTATATTTATCTAAAATGTTTTTAATATTTTGGATTTTAGAGTTAAAAGTTTCTTCTTTGCCAGAATACTTATCTTCGATTTGGATCAACATAGCTGGATTAATACCTATTAATGATTTTTCATTTTCAGAATCACTATATGCACGTTTAATATCTAGGAATTTTTTACATGCTATTTCAAGCAAAGCATTATCATCAATTAATTCTAAATCTTCTTGTTCGGCTATTCCATCATTTAACTTAAGTTGGTTTTTTAATAATTTAATGTTATCTTTTTCTAAATCTGCTTCTTCGATAACAACTTGATTATGCATTCCGTTTGGTGTTGCAGTCATCTTAATGATATAATCAGCTGTTTTTTGCGTTAAAAATTCGAATTTTGCACTTGAATTAACGGTGTCAGAGTTTAAAATATTTTCACTATTTTTATTATCAATATCTAGATATTTGGTGCTGTTTACACGTTTACTTAAAGCATCACCACCATAGTGAGCTTCATCTCTAATGTAAATAATGCCTCAATTATTATCTTTGATTTCTTTTAAAAAAGCACTGTATATACCACGTTCTAAACTAGGACACGAAATATGGACACATAAACTAGGACACGAAATATGGACACAACCATTTCGCGTCCTAGTTTAGTTTTATTTCTGTTTTGTATCTAATTATTTTTCTGACACTGACGCGATAAAGGTTTGCAAGTTCTTTGTTTGTCCTTTTATTTCAAAGTCTTAAAAAAACCGACATTATGTGGGCTTTTATCTCTTCATAATCACTCATTTTTTCATGTGTTGTAATTTTAAACACACTCATAGTCACTCCTTATTAATTAAAATTTTATCTAAGATGTAGATTTTATTTTTAAAACTCTAGGGTGTGACATTTCGTTTAATATTTATTAAAAACTCAGGTTGAACTCATTTTTTTATACCCTTTTTTAAAAAATGATAAAATAAAAAAGGTATGAAAATAGTGTCAAATAATAAAAGAGTTTCGCATAATTATGAGATTTTAGAACGTTATGAAGCAGGTATTTCACTTCTTGGCTGAGAAGTAAAAAGTGCCAGAGCTTCTTCAATTGATCTTTCAAATGCGTTTTGTTCAATTTATAAAAACGAAATTTATTTAAAAGAGGCTTATTTTAAGCAATATATGCTTGTTAAAGGTGATGAATTTCGTGATCGTAAATTACTTATGAACAAACGCGAAATTAGAAAGTTAAAATTCATTTCAGAAACTCAACCAGTAACAATCATACCTACTAAAATTTACTTTAATAATGCTTCTAAAGTTAAAGTAGAAATAGCTATTGCTAAAGGGTTGAAAAAATACGACAAGAGAGAAAAAATAGCTAAAGAAGAAGCGCAAAAAAGATTGCAAAAAACCTTAAAACTATATCAATAGTCCTATAACATGGGGGTGTAATGGTTTCGACACATTTAGGGACTTACATAATGCAGTAGTGTGGCAGACTATAATTGCTACTAGGCTTTCTTAAACGGAAAATCAAAAGAAAAAGAATTCAATGCATTTGCATTAATGAATTCACAACAATCAAATCTTGCTTTTGCTTAATTAAATGCAATCAAGTTGCTTTAAGTAACTCCTTTAGCTTAAAGTAGGTCTTAAAGGATATATAACTAAAACTGACAAGTTAGTTATGAATTTTTGTCAAATTGCAGGGATTAATTTTCTTTCATTTTATGCTTGCAATTACAAAATGAAATAAACTGTAGATTTGTGTATGAGCTTTAAGTGTGGACACGGGTTCGACTCCCGTCATCTCCACCATTTGCTGTTATAGTTTAATTGGCAAAACGTTTGACTCGTAATCAAAAATTGCAAGTTCGATTCTTGTTAGCAGCACCAATATTTTTAGTTCTATTTAGATACCATATTATTGAAAAACTAAATGACACTTCACCAAAAGGTGAAGTTTTTTAATAATGATTTTTTAAGCTTTAATTATTTAATATAATTAAACAAAGGTAAGAAATGAATAAAAAAGACATAATAATTAAGTGAATCCAAACTTTTAACATTACCAAAACTTCTGTACCTAAAAACACAGAGTATTTGGAAAATTTAGCAGCTGAAGATGAAGCGTTTTGACAGCTTCCGCACTTTAATAATAATGGTATTTGGTTAAAAAATGAAGAGCAACTTTCTTACTCTTCAATTAACCTTTATGTTGTT is part of the Mycoplasmopsis gallinacea genome and harbors:
- a CDS encoding DEAD/DEAH box helicase, coding for MTATPNGMHNQVVIEEADLEKDNIKLLKNQLKLNDGIAEQEDLELIDDNALLEIACKKFLDIKRAYSDSENEKSLIGINPAMLIQIEDKYSGKEETFNSKIQNIKNILDKYNLSWVTYFSDDKSESNLRGKVNLRSISDNLSPIDVVIFKIGPATGWNIPRACMLVQLRDVSSKNLNTQVIGRIKRNPNPEYKVIEEDEIENDKNSIRWNYYIYSNSIKPTDSIRINMKLRPNFETEKFITGRIDKRILKKSILSKEYSEKAFELVSKVKVKSAYENFKQQYQKYGFITPDEERITDFNGTTKRKISRELKNSIDLQIYNEEQFNINKNLINKEILENIYQNISWDFAISKQMFYFIFFKIYLHQLKEERQRQIKLVKSQNNEQEYVLSNYKTLPFNNDFMLKTEASNKLRIDSEERYKYAYYNPIKKYEHLHFFDSKTEHAIFQSFLEFVKNSDRVKKITVWTKNPVHHGLGFEYYDVDLNIANSYPDMAIKYKNHLGENNITIEIKNATNDYDKDKTQKILESYHEYISETKKLNSLKLLDNSAVHVTLMICHYNYETSEKVFSGASTNEKLNEALKRGEISEFREIFEFLDA
- the smpB gene encoding SsrA-binding protein, producing the protein MKIVSNNKRVSHNYEILERYEAGISLLGWEVKSARASSIDLSNAFCSIYKNEIYLKEAYFKQYMLVKGDEFRDRKLLMNKREIRKLKFISETQPVTIIPTKIYFNNASKVKVEIAIAKGLKKYDKREKIAKEEAQKRLQKTLKLYQ